The proteins below are encoded in one region of Candidatus Thiodiazotropha sp. LNASS1:
- a CDS encoding ATP cone domain-containing protein: protein MAKTLVFDRSDDIRTPFLRGILTRSLTDAGLAFETAYQLSSDIRQQINNVDEITTEELRKIVLSELQKMDEKEVIENYETIYPAATKIFVRDHKDNLMPFSMIEHRRTLESSGLGSDKAAYITQNVYKDLAESYQDAVDSSTIGRLTYDKLKQHYGKEAAKRYLVWVDYKHTQRPLILLIGGTTGCGKSTVATEVAHRLNIIRTQSTDMLREVMRMMVPIKLLPELHTSSFNAWRKIPGSDDSKEPPEERMIHGFIHQAELVSVPCEAVIQRALNEQVSLILEGVHVSPALVKRFKDEKSAVIVPIMLAVLKQDRLKHQLKDRGVSAPVRNAQSDYLSNFESIWMLQSHLLSEADNNAIPIIMNDDRDKTTDRVMRSIIEVLQKDFHAKVEDVFGTE, encoded by the coding sequence ATGGCAAAAACACTCGTATTCGATAGATCGGATGATATAAGAACACCGTTTCTCAGAGGTATCCTGACTCGCTCTCTGACCGATGCCGGGCTTGCTTTTGAAACAGCGTACCAGCTCTCATCCGATATTCGGCAGCAGATCAACAACGTTGATGAGATCACCACCGAAGAGCTGCGCAAAATAGTTTTGTCTGAACTGCAGAAGATGGATGAAAAAGAGGTTATAGAGAACTACGAGACCATCTATCCTGCCGCCACGAAGATCTTCGTACGCGACCATAAAGACAACCTCATGCCTTTCTCTATGATTGAGCATAGGCGCACACTCGAGTCCAGCGGTCTCGGCTCTGACAAGGCAGCCTACATTACACAGAATGTCTATAAAGATTTAGCTGAATCCTATCAAGATGCCGTTGATAGCAGCACTATCGGAAGACTGACTTACGATAAACTGAAACAACACTACGGCAAAGAGGCTGCAAAGCGCTATCTGGTATGGGTCGATTACAAACATACACAACGTCCCCTGATACTCCTGATAGGCGGCACGACCGGTTGCGGCAAGAGCACCGTCGCAACCGAGGTGGCACACCGGTTGAATATCATTCGGACTCAATCCACCGATATGCTCAGGGAGGTCATGCGTATGATGGTGCCGATAAAACTTCTCCCTGAACTGCATACCTCCTCATTTAATGCCTGGCGCAAAATCCCCGGCTCTGATGACTCCAAGGAACCGCCTGAAGAGAGAATGATCCATGGCTTTATACACCAGGCTGAGCTGGTATCCGTCCCTTGCGAAGCCGTGATACAGCGTGCCTTGAATGAGCAGGTCTCCCTGATACTTGAAGGCGTTCATGTCTCACCCGCCCTGGTGAAGCGGTTCAAGGATGAAAAGAGTGCGGTTATCGTTCCGATCATGCTGGCGGTACTGAAGCAGGACAGACTGAAACACCAATTGAAAGACCGGGGCGTCAGTGCCCCTGTGAGAAATGCTCAGAGTGATTATCTTTCGAATTTTGAATCGATATGGATGCTCCAGTCACACCTGCTTTCCGAAGCTGACAACAACGCCATCCCGATCATAATGAATGATGATAGAGATAAAACCACGGATCGCGTAATGCGCTCCATTATCGAGGTGTTACAGAAGGATTTTCATGCTAAGGTTGAGGACGTTTTCGGCACAGAATAA
- a CDS encoding SpoIIE family protein phosphatase: MPKISTQPQHNGIALIVEDEVTNRMILKALLKKHGYNVIEAENGAEAIQHFRKQSPDIIFMDVMMPVMDGYEAASEIKRLAGDHFVPIIFLTAMSDEKALARCVEVGGDDFLSKPYSFTVLSAKVKAMERIRTLHQDTRMLYSRMQRDEEIAEQVFSGAVIAGNVALEHIRSLLKPASVFSGDLMLTAFAPSHDLHVLLGDFTGHGLAAALGALPTSEAFRSMTAKGFAPQQILFAINNKLHDLLPTGMFLAAQFVKVDHQLDHISIINCGMPDCYLIENESMRLKYEIASKSLPLGIAPDIDFRDDFHHLRVDEGDRVILATDGVTEARDSNGELFGQKRFIEAIRKSDSSSYIMDKLAKDLEAFCQDAPQDDDISVVEVPLIRELLPGWESGSHHFVTDGDMPQNLFSHEQPDCIEFQLILYGSQLRQADPVPILINYIQETAGLHEHRRPLFTILTELYINALDHGVLQLDSLLKQGEDGFTNYFQQREQRLEALTEGQIRIGLRIHQNNNSGYIVITVEDSGHGFEFKTLSQHVTNETLYSGRGIMLVKSLVKQLKFFEPGNKAEAIYVWEDKL; the protein is encoded by the coding sequence ATGCCAAAAATCTCAACTCAACCTCAGCACAACGGAATCGCACTCATTGTCGAGGACGAAGTGACAAACCGTATGATTCTCAAGGCGTTGTTAAAAAAACACGGTTACAATGTAATTGAGGCCGAGAACGGAGCTGAGGCCATACAACATTTCAGAAAACAGAGTCCGGATATTATTTTCATGGATGTCATGATGCCGGTCATGGACGGCTATGAAGCCGCTTCCGAAATCAAACGCCTGGCAGGTGACCATTTCGTCCCCATTATCTTCCTCACAGCCATGTCCGATGAAAAGGCCCTTGCCCGTTGTGTCGAGGTTGGCGGCGACGACTTTCTCTCCAAGCCGTACAGTTTCACAGTGCTATCAGCCAAGGTTAAGGCCATGGAGCGCATCCGCACCCTGCATCAGGACACCCGTATGCTCTACAGTCGCATGCAACGTGACGAAGAGATTGCCGAACAGGTGTTCAGCGGTGCGGTCATCGCCGGTAATGTGGCCCTCGAGCATATCCGCAGCCTGTTGAAACCTGCCAGCGTATTCAGTGGCGACCTGATGCTGACAGCGTTCGCCCCATCACACGACCTGCATGTCCTGCTGGGTGACTTCACCGGCCATGGATTGGCCGCAGCGCTGGGTGCACTGCCAACCTCCGAAGCATTTCGCTCCATGACAGCCAAGGGGTTTGCTCCCCAACAGATACTCTTCGCCATCAACAACAAGCTGCATGATCTATTGCCAACCGGGATGTTCTTGGCTGCCCAGTTCGTTAAGGTCGACCACCAGTTGGATCATATCTCAATTATCAATTGCGGCATGCCGGACTGCTACTTAATCGAGAATGAGAGTATGCGTCTAAAGTATGAAATAGCATCAAAATCCCTCCCCTTGGGTATCGCTCCGGATATCGATTTCAGGGATGACTTTCATCACCTGCGGGTCGATGAGGGTGACAGGGTTATTCTCGCAACTGACGGCGTTACCGAAGCGCGTGATTCGAATGGTGAATTGTTCGGCCAAAAGCGGTTTATTGAGGCCATCAGGAAGAGCGACAGCAGTTCTTACATAATGGATAAACTCGCCAAGGATCTTGAAGCATTTTGCCAGGACGCCCCCCAAGATGATGATATCAGTGTTGTCGAAGTGCCGCTGATCCGTGAGCTGTTACCTGGCTGGGAATCTGGGTCACACCATTTTGTAACTGACGGGGATATGCCGCAAAACCTGTTTTCCCATGAGCAACCTGACTGCATCGAGTTCCAGCTCATTCTTTACGGTAGTCAACTGCGTCAGGCCGATCCTGTACCCATACTTATCAACTACATTCAGGAGACAGCCGGACTGCATGAGCATCGGCGCCCGTTATTCACCATCCTCACCGAACTCTATATCAATGCCCTGGATCACGGTGTACTGCAATTGGATTCCTTGCTTAAACAGGGGGAAGATGGATTCACCAACTATTTCCAACAACGGGAGCAACGCCTGGAGGCATTGACAGAAGGACAGATACGCATCGGATTGAGAATTCATCAAAACAACAATAGTGGATATATTGTGATAACGGTGGAAGACAGTGGGCATGGGTTCGAATTCAAGACATTGTCACAACATGTGACAAATGAGACCCTTTACAGCGGACGCGGAATAATGTTGGTAAAATCGCTGGTCAAGCAGCTTAAATTCTTTGAACCAGGTAACAAAGCGGAAGCTATTTACGTATGGGAGGATAAACTCTAA
- a CDS encoding ABC transporter permease, which translates to MSEESLTISYPSESRAVLSFKGSWTLRDVSFDWQGVIQELTDRRGLEAISLDTGQLVRWDSQFLSLVLHLHDFAHQRDLQLDTEGLPEGVRRLLKLAQDIPERKGARRRAQSYSWLYRIGAMTLKAWRESVLFTRFAGELTLSLWRLFSGRANFRAIDFLHFLQAAGPEALPIVSLIGVLVGAVLAFVGAIQLQMFGAEIYVANLVGLGSVREMGAMMTAIIMAGRTGSAYAAQLGTMQVNNEIDALKTFGISVVDFLVLPRFLALLIMLPFLTLWADMLAILGGLMVGVWVLDISLIEYLIQTRESMGWGDLAVGTVKSVLFAIVIAMSGCLRGLQSGRNSSAVGHATTSAMVTAILLIVIWDAISTLIFNQLGI; encoded by the coding sequence GTGTCCGAGGAATCGCTGACAATTTCATACCCATCTGAGAGCCGGGCGGTGCTCTCTTTTAAGGGTTCCTGGACACTGCGTGATGTAAGTTTCGACTGGCAGGGAGTGATACAGGAACTGACTGATCGTAGAGGGCTTGAAGCGATTTCACTCGATACCGGCCAGCTTGTTCGTTGGGACAGTCAATTTCTGAGTCTGGTGCTGCATCTGCATGATTTTGCCCACCAGCGGGATCTGCAGCTTGATACTGAGGGTTTGCCGGAAGGGGTCCGCAGGTTGCTGAAACTGGCTCAGGATATCCCTGAACGCAAAGGTGCACGGCGTCGGGCGCAGTCCTATTCATGGCTCTATCGTATCGGAGCAATGACCCTGAAGGCCTGGCGGGAGTCGGTGCTGTTCACGCGGTTTGCCGGTGAACTGACGCTCTCTCTGTGGCGACTGTTCTCCGGTAGGGCGAATTTTCGCGCAATCGACTTTCTGCATTTCCTTCAGGCAGCCGGTCCGGAGGCTCTCCCCATCGTCAGTCTGATCGGTGTGCTGGTCGGGGCGGTGCTTGCATTCGTGGGCGCTATACAACTGCAGATGTTCGGCGCTGAGATCTATGTCGCCAATCTGGTGGGCCTGGGATCGGTAAGAGAAATGGGGGCCATGATGACCGCCATAATCATGGCCGGTCGAACCGGCTCTGCCTATGCGGCTCAACTTGGTACCATGCAGGTCAACAATGAGATCGATGCATTGAAAACATTCGGTATCTCTGTAGTGGATTTTCTGGTGCTGCCGCGGTTTTTGGCGCTGTTGATTATGCTGCCATTCCTTACCCTTTGGGCTGACATGCTGGCAATTCTTGGGGGGTTGATGGTCGGTGTCTGGGTATTGGATATCTCGCTGATCGAATATCTGATTCAGACCCGGGAATCCATGGGCTGGGGCGATTTGGCGGTTGGCACGGTGAAGAGTGTACTGTTTGCCATTGTGATCGCCATGTCGGGGTGTCTGCGGGGATTGCAGAGCGGCAGGAACTCTTCGGCGGTTGGGCATGCAACCACTTCAGCAATGGTGACGGCGATACTGCTGATTGTGATTTGGGATGCCATATCAACATTGATCTTCAATCAATTGGGGATATGA
- a CDS encoding ABC transporter ATP-binding protein, translated as MNTASVETPATSHIEVRDLTMAYGDFVIQRDLNFTIRQGDIFIVMGGSGCGKSTLLRHLIGLIKPAKGKIYYHGHGFWQLDEERRQDLMRRMGVLYQSGALWSNMTLVENISMPIETYTDLSTAQARELASYKLSLVGLKGFEGYLPAEISGGMQKRAGLARAMALDPELLFFDEPSAGLDPVSAKRLDDLIIELSESLGTTIVVVTHELASIFAIGNNSVFLDSECKTMIAHGNPGDLLQSCNDPRVQAFLTRGTDASSTPGI; from the coding sequence ATGAATACTGCATCTGTCGAAACTCCGGCAACATCGCATATCGAGGTTAGGGATCTGACCATGGCATATGGTGATTTCGTGATCCAGCGCGATCTCAACTTTACAATCCGGCAGGGTGATATCTTTATCGTCATGGGTGGCAGTGGGTGTGGCAAGAGTACCCTGTTGCGTCATTTGATCGGACTGATAAAGCCGGCAAAAGGCAAAATTTACTATCATGGCCACGGATTCTGGCAGTTGGATGAGGAACGGCGGCAGGACCTGATGCGAAGAATGGGGGTGCTCTATCAAAGTGGTGCCCTCTGGAGCAACATGACACTGGTGGAAAATATCTCAATGCCGATCGAGACCTATACGGATCTGTCCACGGCGCAGGCGCGGGAATTGGCATCCTATAAGCTGTCTCTGGTAGGCCTCAAGGGTTTTGAAGGCTACCTTCCCGCTGAGATCAGTGGTGGTATGCAGAAGCGGGCCGGACTCGCCCGAGCGATGGCGCTGGACCCGGAATTGCTGTTCTTCGATGAACCGTCCGCTGGGTTGGATCCTGTCAGCGCGAAACGGCTGGACGACTTGATCATCGAGTTGAGTGAGAGTCTTGGCACCACGATCGTGGTAGTGACCCATGAATTGGCCAGCATATTCGCTATTGGAAATAATTCGGTGTTTCTCGATTCCGAATGCAAGACCATGATTGCTCATGGCAACCCGGGTGATCTGCTGCAAAGCTGCAATGATCCCAGAGTACAGGCATTTCTGACCCGGGGCACGGATGCCTCATCAACTCCAGGAATCTGA
- a CDS encoding MlaD family protein: protein MQSKVSPTLIGLFVLASLVLGLSAIFLLSDGNLSHQSTRFILFFESDVKGLQVGSPVNFRGVRIGKVESMSITYFKESGEFRIPVIIGIDDTRVGIDGVQTGSGVLIGLDELIKQGLRARLNLQSLVTGKLEIELDFHPGTPVRLVSANSEYREIPTIQSSMERIATALEAMPIERIMTRLSGILDSIDEMAADGEFERLKASLFQITRRLDSITQQLHRVTPQLIDDSTNTLAEAQVMLTEITLTATKSQQLISETEGRLAKAFTSWERTMANGEVTFSQLGQVASSADKVLSEDSPVMTELTAALRELGAAARSIRNMSEYLERHPEAILRGKQ from the coding sequence ATGCAATCGAAGGTCAGTCCAACCCTCATCGGTCTCTTCGTTCTGGCATCGCTGGTATTGGGATTGAGCGCAATATTTCTGCTCTCCGACGGCAATCTGTCTCATCAATCCACACGCTTTATTCTGTTTTTCGAGAGTGATGTCAAGGGGCTTCAGGTCGGCTCGCCGGTGAATTTTCGGGGCGTCAGGATAGGCAAGGTCGAGTCGATGTCGATCACCTATTTCAAGGAGAGTGGCGAATTCAGGATTCCCGTCATCATCGGCATCGATGATACGCGGGTAGGGATCGATGGTGTACAGACAGGCAGCGGTGTATTGATCGGATTGGATGAACTGATCAAGCAGGGGCTTCGGGCGAGACTCAATCTGCAAAGCCTGGTGACCGGAAAACTGGAGATAGAGCTCGATTTTCATCCCGGCACACCGGTTCGGCTGGTGAGCGCCAACTCTGAATACCGGGAAATCCCCACCATTCAATCGAGTATGGAGCGAATCGCCACCGCATTGGAGGCGATGCCAATTGAACGGATTATGACACGCCTGTCAGGGATTCTGGACAGTATTGATGAGATGGCCGCCGACGGTGAGTTTGAGCGTTTGAAAGCGTCTCTGTTCCAGATAACCCGGCGTCTCGATAGTATCACCCAACAGCTGCATCGGGTTACACCTCAACTCATAGACGATAGTACAAATACCCTTGCGGAAGCGCAGGTAATGCTTACAGAGATAACCCTAACCGCTACCAAATCTCAGCAGTTGATATCGGAAACAGAAGGCAGGTTGGCCAAGGCGTTTACCAGTTGGGAGCGGACCATGGCCAATGGCGAGGTGACATTCTCGCAGCTGGGGCAGGTGGCCTCCTCAGCGGATAAGGTGCTCAGTGAGGATTCACCGGTAATGACCGAACTGACCGCCGCCCTGCGTGAACTGGGTGCGGCGGCAAGATCCATTCGAAATATGTCGGAGTACCTGGAACGCCATCCCGAAGCCATATTGAGGGGGAAACAGTAA
- a CDS encoding membrane integrity-associated transporter subunit PqiC, with product MQSTPGARIPIIALFLALLFSGCAGTSSQPTRFYRLDGQPGKTEAISLKPLPGQQLLGIGPIKLAAYLDRPQIIERQTQHRLQLHEFDHWAGSLQENIIQVVTHLMRQKLTDMKVIDYPWHGTIRPDYEVLMTINRFEREGDRIWLQMRWSLIRSSDNRLMEMQRLAIEEPLQGSGVEAGVVAANRALGQMAERMATAILSME from the coding sequence ATGCAATCTACACCTGGTGCGCGAATTCCGATTATCGCGCTTTTTCTTGCGCTGTTGTTTTCAGGCTGTGCCGGGACCTCGTCCCAACCGACCCGTTTCTATCGCCTCGATGGCCAGCCGGGTAAAACCGAGGCCATCTCCCTGAAACCTCTGCCCGGGCAGCAGTTATTGGGCATCGGGCCGATAAAATTGGCAGCTTACCTGGACCGCCCGCAAATCATTGAGCGCCAGACACAACATCGGCTGCAGCTGCATGAATTCGATCACTGGGCAGGCTCACTGCAAGAGAATATCATCCAGGTGGTTACTCATTTAATGCGACAAAAGCTGACTGATATGAAGGTCATCGACTATCCCTGGCATGGGACTATCAGGCCGGATTACGAGGTATTGATGACAATCAATCGTTTCGAGCGTGAAGGTGACAGGATTTGGTTACAAATGCGCTGGAGTCTGATTAGGAGTAGCGACAACAGGCTTATGGAGATGCAACGGCTTGCGATCGAAGAGCCTTTGCAGGGTAGCGGTGTTGAAGCCGGCGTGGTTGCCGCCAATCGTGCGCTGGGTCAAATGGCAGAGCGAATGGCCACGGCAATCCTCTCCATGGAGTAG
- a CDS encoding CsiV family protein, giving the protein MRRFREKLSALLIGALMMQPMMLPAAGADNDNAPVWYQFEVLIFERIAPGAGSTEGWPDDPGRPSPSNAAWFTKGQPLANNKPVAFRALPAEERSLNDAWRQMRRSRDYRPLYHVAWRQPMEHPDKAKQVQFSLLPADGAKVSDFNPPKLEGTLKFSIKRYLHLDADIVLHRSVRGGPAQANDDNFGFMPRFRHYRMQESRRMRSGKLHYIDHPVIGLLTIAERYEPPQPEIVETPVPVPTIVPPTQTQPQGQVEQKPVTQ; this is encoded by the coding sequence ATGAGAAGGTTCCGGGAAAAGTTAAGCGCTCTGCTTATAGGCGCACTCATGATGCAGCCAATGATGTTACCGGCAGCGGGCGCAGACAATGACAACGCCCCCGTTTGGTATCAATTTGAGGTGCTGATCTTCGAACGCATTGCGCCAGGTGCCGGCTCCACTGAGGGATGGCCCGATGATCCGGGAAGGCCGTCGCCAAGCAATGCGGCCTGGTTCACAAAGGGACAACCTCTAGCGAATAATAAACCCGTCGCCTTTCGTGCCTTGCCCGCTGAGGAGAGATCCCTGAATGACGCCTGGCGCCAAATGCGAAGATCCCGTGACTACCGCCCCCTTTACCATGTTGCATGGCGTCAGCCGATGGAACATCCCGACAAGGCTAAACAGGTCCAATTCTCTCTGTTGCCCGCAGATGGCGCAAAGGTCTCGGATTTCAATCCACCGAAACTCGAGGGCACCCTGAAATTCAGCATCAAACGCTATCTGCACCTGGATGCAGATATTGTGTTACATAGAAGCGTCCGTGGAGGCCCTGCGCAAGCGAATGATGACAATTTTGGTTTTATGCCACGCTTCCGGCATTACCGGATGCAGGAGAGCAGGCGCATGCGTAGCGGAAAGCTCCACTACATCGACCACCCGGTGATCGGCCTGCTGACGATCGCAGAACGCTATGAGCCGCCACAACCCGAAATCGTTGAAACCCCTGTGCCGGTTCCGACAATAGTTCCACCGACCCAGACTCAGCCGCAGGGGCAAGTGGAACAAAAGCCCGTGACTCAGTAG
- the mfd gene encoding transcription-repair coupling factor produces the protein MSEKPIQPLSPFEPILPQAVGERLQWGGLHGSSAALAIANAASAYQGLLLVVTHDMQSATRLERELGFFLDTADVPVVNFPDWETLPYDLFSPLPELISQRLLTLYRLPRMQRAVLVAPVSTLMQRLAPKSFLDAHCLIVECGQSIDLDETRRQLEHGGYQCVSQVFSHGEFAVRGSLLDIFPMGSQRPYRIDLFDDEVDTIRTFDPESQRSCDKVPRIEMLPAREFPMDEAAINRFRRNYRSQFEGDLQQSLIYQDVSDGRMPGGLEYYLPLFFEQTETLFDYLPKHHMVMELEEVRERATIFFNEVKVRFEERRHDLERPLLAPSKLYISADELASFLKQGHSIMLSYHKVAARSKGYADVINFNSKLPPPVAFQVRSKDPASALRHFLENKSTRVLFIAEGAGRREMLLGTLRDLHIDPKVVDGWDTFLNDNIKIALCVAPLEQGLWLQEQGIALITETQLYGERVRQERRRRKVSQDPDQIVRNLTELHMGAPVVHEDHGVGRYLGLQTLNVGGMQTEFLTLEYARGDKLYVPVASLHLISRYAGASPENAPLHRLGGDQWEKTKRKAAKQIRDVAAELLEIYARRAARQGVAFPTPDDEYQAFASSFDFEETPDQLQTIDAVLQDMVSTRPMDRVVCGDVGFGKTEVAMRAAFMATQGNKQIAVLVPTTLLAQQHYQNFADRFADWPVKVESLSRFRTGKQQQKVIDGLRDGTIDIVVGTHKLLSQEIKFKNLGLVIIDEEHRFGVRHKEKLKTLRSEVDLLTLTATPIPRTLNMAMSGMRDLSIIATPPALRHPVKTFVSQWNDSLIIEACQRELKRGGQIYFLHNEVSTIENMAQRLESLLPGIRLQIAHGQMRERELEGIMRDFYHQRFSLLICTTIIESGIDVPSANTMIINRADKLGLAQLHQIRGRVGRSHHRAYAYLLTPPPGSMTADAKKRLEAIESLEDLGAGFTLSTHDLEIRGAGELLGEEQSGQIQEIGFSLYTELLDRAVAALKAGRQPELDRPLDHGTEIELNIPALLPEDYLPDVHSRLVLYKRIASAKDQTELRDLQVEMIDRFGLLPEATKNLFEITELKLRAHPLGIRKIEAGPKGARLLFDENPKLDPAILIGLIQSRPNTYKLDGSDKLRYIADLEVPDRRVKKIHTLLDSLID, from the coding sequence ATGTCTGAAAAACCCATACAACCGCTATCTCCATTCGAACCCATCCTACCGCAGGCTGTCGGCGAACGGCTGCAATGGGGCGGATTACATGGATCCAGCGCCGCGCTGGCAATCGCCAATGCGGCGAGTGCCTATCAGGGCCTGCTTCTGGTGGTGACCCATGATATGCAGTCAGCCACCCGGCTGGAGCGAGAACTGGGATTCTTTCTCGACACTGCGGATGTCCCGGTGGTCAATTTCCCCGATTGGGAGACCCTGCCCTACGATCTCTTTTCGCCCTTGCCCGAGTTGATCTCACAGCGACTGCTGACCCTCTACCGCCTGCCGCGGATGCAGCGGGCCGTACTGGTCGCCCCCGTTTCCACATTGATGCAGCGCTTGGCCCCGAAGAGCTTTCTCGACGCTCATTGTCTGATTGTCGAATGCGGACAAAGCATCGATCTGGATGAAACCCGGCGACAGCTTGAACATGGCGGCTATCAGTGTGTCTCGCAAGTCTTTTCCCATGGTGAATTCGCTGTCAGGGGATCCCTGCTCGATATCTTCCCCATGGGCAGCCAACGCCCCTATCGTATCGATCTGTTCGACGATGAGGTCGATACCATACGAACCTTCGATCCGGAGAGCCAACGCTCCTGCGACAAGGTCCCACGCATCGAAATGCTCCCCGCCAGGGAGTTTCCCATGGATGAAGCGGCTATCAATCGATTTCGCCGTAACTACCGTAGTCAGTTCGAAGGGGATCTGCAGCAAAGCCTGATCTATCAGGATGTTTCCGATGGCAGGATGCCCGGCGGCCTTGAATACTACCTGCCGCTGTTTTTCGAACAGACCGAAACCCTTTTCGATTACCTGCCGAAACACCATATGGTGATGGAACTGGAAGAGGTGAGAGAGCGGGCGACAATCTTCTTCAATGAGGTGAAGGTGCGGTTTGAAGAGCGCCGTCACGATCTCGAACGGCCCCTGCTGGCGCCAAGCAAGCTCTACATTTCGGCAGACGAACTTGCCTCGTTTTTGAAGCAGGGTCACTCAATCATGCTGAGCTACCACAAAGTAGCGGCACGCAGTAAAGGCTATGCCGATGTGATTAACTTCAATTCCAAACTGCCTCCACCGGTCGCTTTCCAGGTGCGCAGCAAGGATCCAGCCTCCGCATTGCGGCATTTTCTCGAGAACAAATCCACGCGGGTGCTTTTTATCGCCGAAGGCGCCGGTCGACGGGAGATGTTGTTGGGAACCCTGCGGGATCTCCATATAGATCCCAAGGTCGTTGATGGCTGGGATACCTTTCTCAACGACAATATCAAGATAGCACTGTGCGTGGCGCCACTGGAACAGGGACTTTGGCTGCAGGAACAGGGTATCGCCCTGATCACCGAGACCCAGCTCTATGGCGAACGGGTACGCCAGGAGCGAAGGCGGCGCAAGGTCAGTCAGGATCCGGATCAGATTGTACGCAACCTCACCGAATTGCACATGGGTGCCCCGGTGGTGCATGAAGATCATGGCGTGGGTCGTTATCTCGGTCTGCAGACCCTCAATGTAGGCGGCATGCAGACAGAGTTTCTAACCCTGGAGTACGCCCGCGGCGATAAACTCTATGTACCGGTCGCCTCGCTCCATCTGATCAGCCGATATGCCGGTGCATCCCCGGAAAACGCACCGCTGCACCGTTTAGGTGGGGACCAGTGGGAAAAAACAAAACGCAAAGCCGCCAAGCAGATACGTGATGTTGCTGCAGAACTGCTGGAGATTTATGCACGGCGCGCCGCACGCCAAGGCGTGGCCTTTCCCACACCGGATGACGAGTATCAGGCCTTCGCCTCTTCATTCGATTTCGAAGAGACACCGGACCAACTCCAGACTATCGACGCTGTATTGCAGGACATGGTCTCAACCCGCCCCATGGACCGGGTGGTCTGCGGCGATGTCGGTTTTGGCAAGACGGAAGTCGCCATGCGCGCCGCTTTCATGGCAACCCAGGGCAATAAACAGATTGCGGTATTGGTGCCAACCACACTGTTGGCGCAACAACACTACCAGAATTTCGCCGATCGCTTCGCCGACTGGCCGGTGAAGGTGGAGAGCCTGTCCCGCTTCCGTACCGGGAAACAGCAGCAAAAGGTGATCGACGGCCTGCGGGATGGAACTATCGATATCGTTGTGGGCACCCATAAACTGTTGTCACAGGAGATCAAATTCAAAAATCTGGGTTTGGTGATCATCGATGAAGAACATCGCTTTGGCGTGCGCCACAAAGAGAAGCTCAAGACACTGCGAAGCGAGGTCGACCTATTGACCCTGACCGCCACTCCCATACCCCGTACCCTCAACATGGCCATGTCGGGGATGCGCGATCTCTCCATCATCGCCACCCCGCCTGCCCTGCGCCATCCGGTCAAGACCTTTGTCAGCCAATGGAATGACAGCCTCATCATCGAGGCCTGCCAACGGGAGTTGAAGCGCGGCGGACAGATCTATTTCCTGCACAACGAGGTCAGCACCATTGAAAACATGGCTCAACGGCTCGAATCCCTGCTGCCCGGCATTCGGCTCCAGATTGCCCATGGCCAGATGCGTGAACGGGAACTGGAAGGGATCATGCGCGACTTCTACCACCAGCGCTTCAGCCTGCTGATCTGCACCACGATCATCGAGAGCGGCATCGACGTACCCAGTGCCAATACCATGATTATCAACCGGGCGGACAAATTGGGGCTGGCCCAACTTCATCAGATTCGCGGCCGTGTTGGCCGTTCCCACCATCGGGCCTATGCCTATCTGCTGACACCTCCGCCAGGTAGCATGACGGCGGATGCCAAAAAACGCCTTGAAGCCATTGAATCCCTTGAAGATCTTGGCGCCGGTTTTACCCTGTCCACCCACGACCTGGAGATTCGCGGTGCGGGTGAGTTGCTGGGCGAAGAGCAGAGCGGCCAGATCCAGGAGATCGGCTTTTCACTCTATACCGAGCTACTTGATAGGGCGGTAGCGGCACTTAAGGCCGGCAGACAACCGGAATTGGACAGGCCGCTGGACCACGGTACGGAGATCGAACTCAATATCCCCGCCCTGCTGCCGGAAGACTATCTGCCCGATGTCCATTCACGTCTGGTTCTCTACAAACGCATCGCCAGTGCCAAGGATCAGACCGAGCTGCGGGATCTGCAGGTTGAGATGATCGATCGATTTGGACTGCTGCCGGAAGCGACCAAGAATCTGTTTGAAATCACAGAGCTGAAACTGCGTGCCCACCCCCTGGGTATTCGTAAGATCGAAGCCGGGCCCAAAGGGGCGCGACTGCTGTTTGATGAGAATCCTAAACTCGATCCGGCCATATTGATCGGCCTGATCCAGAGCCGACCCAATACATACAAGCTGGATGGGAGTGATAAACTACGCTATATCGCCGATCTCGAGGTGCCCGACAGGCGGGTTAAAAAAATACACACCCTGCTTGACAGCCTGATAGACTGA